The Acidobacteriota bacterium genome has a segment encoding these proteins:
- a CDS encoding Hsp20/alpha crystallin family protein, with protein sequence MPIVRWEPFRDLVTSQDRLNRLFNETMGRFIGSEGIRAGAWVPPVDIYETEQNVVLTAELPGVDPKDVEATVHEGTLYLKGERKYEKEVKEESYHHVERAYGSFARSFELPASVDADKVQAEFKEGVLTLTMPKKEEAKAKKIKISTAK encoded by the coding sequence ATGCCAATCGTACGATGGGAACCTTTTCGTGATCTGGTAACAAGCCAGGACCGACTTAACCGGCTCTTTAATGAGACCATGGGGCGGTTCATTGGAAGTGAGGGAATCCGGGCAGGCGCATGGGTGCCTCCGGTGGATATCTACGAGACCGAGCAGAACGTTGTCCTGACAGCGGAACTGCCCGGCGTGGATCCCAAGGATGTTGAAGCCACTGTGCACGAAGGTACGCTCTATCTGAAGGGCGAGCGGAAGTACGAGAAAGAAGTCAAGGAGGAGAGCTACCATCACGTGGAGCGCGCTTACGGCTCTTTCGCGCGGAGCTTCGAACTGCCGGCATCCGTCGATGCAGATAAGGTGCAGGCGGAGTTCAAGGAAGGAGTTCTGACACTTACCATGCCCAAGAAGGAAGAAGCGAAGGCTAAGAAGATCAAGATCAGCACCGCAAAATAA
- a CDS encoding Hsp20/alpha crystallin family protein, whose protein sequence is MSIIRWEPFQDLVSTNDRFNHLFNGAFARAFDDQQEVSRGAWVPPVDIYETGDSLVLKAELPGINPDDVEIRVEDSTLYLKGERKFKKEVKEENLHRVERSYGTFTRSFSLPSTIDSDKVRAEYQNGVLTLTMPKREEAKPKTIKINVSKA, encoded by the coding sequence ATGTCGATTATCCGATGGGAGCCATTTCAGGATCTAGTTTCAACCAATGATCGTTTCAACCACCTTTTCAACGGCGCATTCGCCCGCGCCTTTGATGATCAGCAGGAAGTTTCTCGGGGCGCGTGGGTTCCGCCGGTGGACATTTATGAAACCGGAGACAGCCTCGTATTGAAAGCGGAACTGCCGGGAATCAATCCGGATGACGTTGAAATTCGTGTCGAGGACAGTACGCTTTACCTGAAGGGCGAGCGGAAATTTAAGAAGGAAGTCAAAGAGGAGAATCTCCATCGTGTTGAGCGGTCGTATGGAACGTTCACGCGAAGCTTTTCTCTTCCCAGCACGATCGACTCCGACAAGGTCAGGGCGGAGTATCAGAACGGCGTTCTAACACTGACCATGCCCAAGCGTGAGGAAGCAAAGCCTAAGACCATCAAGATCAACGTTTCAAAAGCGTGA
- a CDS encoding redoxin domain-containing protein produces the protein MKRNFKAALAFVVLALVVPILSQCSSADSHAAATPEANATASAPEPATLKVGDKAPDFTLPDQNGKPYSLGQFRGKENVVLAFYVLAFTGG, from the coding sequence ATGAAGCGAAATTTCAAAGCTGCTCTGGCATTTGTAGTACTGGCCTTAGTGGTTCCCATCCTGAGCCAATGCTCGTCGGCTGATTCGCATGCCGCGGCCACACCGGAAGCAAACGCAACAGCGAGCGCTCCGGAACCTGCCACCTTGAAAGTTGGCGACAAGGCGCCGGATTTTACCTTGCCGGACCAGAACGGAAAGCCCTACTCCCTGGGCCAGTTCCGAGGCAAGGAAAACGTGGTGCTGGCCTTCTACGTCCTGGCGTTTACAGGCGGTTGA
- a CDS encoding redoxin domain-containing protein, whose amino-acid sequence MGISVDSSPANRAFAKEIGVTFPLLSDFNRTVSKEYGILNQQHGFANRTTFVVDRLGIITHIDKDHEALDPTGAHDACSLMAHREAEKKK is encoded by the coding sequence ATGGGCATCAGCGTGGACAGTTCGCCGGCCAACCGGGCCTTCGCCAAAGAGATCGGCGTAACCTTCCCGCTGCTCAGTGATTTTAACCGCACGGTTTCCAAGGAATACGGAATCCTCAACCAGCAGCACGGCTTTGCCAACCGGACTACCTTTGTGGTGGACAGGCTGGGCATCATTACGCACATTGACAAAGACCATGAAGCGCTGGATCCGACCGGCGCCCACGATGCCTGCAGTCTGATGGCACACCGGGAAGCAGAAAAGAAAAAGTAA
- a CDS encoding redoxin domain-containing protein, whose translation MTLNIGDAAPDFALPDHTGRLVGLRDFREKRSVVLAFYVYANTPG comes from the coding sequence ATGACACTGAACATCGGAGACGCGGCGCCGGATTTTGCACTGCCGGACCACACGGGACGGCTGGTTGGGCTGCGTGATTTTCGTGAGAAGCGCAGTGTCGTCCTGGCTTTTTATGTTTACGCCAACACGCCGGGCTGA
- a CDS encoding redoxin domain-containing protein: MLGISVNKPEANRSFAQRLGLTFPLLCDTEKKVSRLYGMLSILHVAKRATFVIDAERIIRHIDLGREAMVPARALQACNLLAPNPC, encoded by the coding sequence GTGCTTGGGATCAGCGTGAACAAGCCTGAGGCCAATCGAAGCTTCGCTCAGAGGCTGGGCCTTACCTTCCCTCTGCTATGTGATACGGAAAAGAAAGTCTCTCGCCTTTACGGCATGCTCAGCATTTTGCACGTCGCCAAGCGCGCTACCTTCGTAATAGACGCCGAGCGAATCATTCGCCACATCGACCTTGGCAGGGAGGCAATGGTTCCCGCTCGCGCCCTTCAGGCCTGCAATCTGCTAGCGCCCAACCCATGCTGA
- a CDS encoding UPF0182 family protein, producing MLLKQERIQRYIVAGILLLVVVAPLLTDGVNLLVDWLWFGAEGYRVIYKNILFSQIGLSGLGGIGFIVLVGANVFVARAVAERYGYRVFHGAIELPGLDRFAEAFRWVVWLGVLLVGYAVGQWASFHWQDYLLAKHSVSMNQVDPIFHIDLGFYLFHLDYFWFLYHLALVILIFCLISAAVVYLLEGGVWVTPRGPSVAPAARSHLLVLGSLLFLLLAYRARLGMYDVLYSSRGVVFGAGYTDVHATLPVLKLMLALCVVTALTLAYGAASGKIKPAIYGVLGLALVGIVGVNVYPGIVQHFVVTPNELDKERPYIANAIEFTRKAYALDRFTEHHFTAASDLTPSNIMQNEATMRNVRLWDHKPLLTTFGQLQEIRTYYDFINVDNDRYHIGGVYRQVSLSPRELSTSSLPSHNWINEHLIYTHGYGLCMGPVNEYTSDGLPVFFIKDLPPVSSIPIAIKRPEIYYGEVSNDYCFVDTAQQEFDYPAGDHDVYCTYSGTGGISVNNIWRRLLFTLKFGQKNILFSSDIKNNSRVMIYRQILDRARRLTPFLQFDSDPYMVVSDNGSLFWMLDGYTTSERYPYSDPTGQMGNYIRNSIKATVNAYTGEVQYYIADPSDPLIQVYSRIFPGVFHALSEMPQDLRAHIRYPEGFFTVQAAKFAIFHMTDPRVFFNKEDLWRVASSAARGAAAPMTPYYTIMKLPEVGKQEEFILMAPFTPARKNNMISWMAARCDAPNYGKVTVFTFPKQKLVYGPQQIESRIDQDPTISQQLTLWGQAGSSVIRGTLIVVPISNAVMYIEPLYLSSESGGALPQLKRVIVAYSDQVVMSASLDDALSQIFGANISTQLAQAAPTLGPNVRGEKLVTTAGEKLATTPGSSSAAALEHFKNLSQQANQQYERALQLLKQGDWAGYGDEIKKLGQTLNQLSTTQK from the coding sequence TTATCTATAAAAACATTCTTTTTTCTCAGATCGGGCTGAGCGGCCTGGGTGGTATCGGGTTCATCGTGCTGGTAGGCGCCAACGTTTTTGTGGCGCGCGCCGTGGCGGAGCGTTACGGATACCGCGTTTTCCATGGTGCCATCGAACTGCCGGGGCTCGACCGTTTTGCCGAAGCTTTCCGCTGGGTTGTCTGGCTGGGCGTGCTGCTGGTGGGCTACGCCGTGGGGCAGTGGGCGTCGTTCCACTGGCAGGACTACCTGCTGGCCAAGCATTCGGTCTCCATGAATCAGGTCGATCCGATCTTTCATATTGACCTGGGTTTTTACCTCTTCCACCTCGATTATTTCTGGTTCCTCTATCACCTGGCGCTGGTGATCCTGATTTTCTGTCTGATCAGCGCCGCGGTGGTTTATTTGCTGGAGGGCGGTGTGTGGGTAACGCCGCGCGGCCCGAGCGTGGCTCCGGCAGCTCGCTCGCATCTGTTGGTACTGGGATCGTTGCTGTTCCTGCTGCTGGCGTACCGGGCGCGTCTGGGAATGTACGACGTGCTCTATTCCTCGCGCGGCGTCGTTTTCGGAGCGGGATACACCGACGTTCATGCCACTTTGCCCGTCCTCAAACTGATGCTGGCGCTCTGTGTCGTGACGGCGCTGACGCTTGCTTACGGCGCCGCTAGCGGGAAAATCAAGCCGGCGATTTACGGCGTTCTGGGATTGGCTCTGGTAGGGATTGTGGGCGTCAATGTTTATCCCGGCATTGTCCAACACTTTGTGGTGACACCGAATGAGCTGGATAAAGAGCGGCCTTACATCGCCAACGCCATCGAGTTCACGCGCAAGGCCTATGCGCTTGACCGCTTTACGGAACACCATTTTACCGCTGCAAGCGACCTGACGCCTTCTAACATCATGCAGAATGAAGCCACCATGCGGAACGTCAGGCTATGGGACCATAAGCCGCTGCTCACCACCTTTGGGCAGCTCCAGGAAATCCGCACCTACTACGATTTTATCAACGTAGACAACGACCGTTACCACATCGGCGGCGTTTACCGCCAGGTTTCCCTCTCGCCGCGCGAGTTGTCAACATCCAGCCTGCCCAGCCATAACTGGATTAATGAACACCTCATTTACACACACGGCTACGGCCTCTGCATGGGCCCAGTGAACGAATATACGTCTGACGGCCTGCCGGTATTTTTTATCAAGGACCTGCCGCCCGTTTCCTCCATTCCGATTGCCATCAAGCGGCCCGAAATTTATTACGGTGAGGTATCTAACGATTACTGTTTTGTGGATACTGCTCAGCAGGAGTTCGACTATCCTGCGGGCGACCACGACGTCTACTGCACTTACAGCGGCACGGGTGGAATTTCCGTCAACAACATCTGGCGGCGGCTTCTGTTCACTCTGAAATTCGGCCAGAAAAACATCCTGTTCTCGAGTGACATCAAGAACAACAGCCGCGTGATGATCTACCGGCAGATCCTCGACCGTGCCCGCCGCCTGACGCCGTTTCTCCAGTTCGATTCTGACCCCTACATGGTGGTGTCGGACAATGGCTCGCTCTTCTGGATGCTCGACGGCTACACGACTTCTGAACGTTACCCCTACTCGGACCCCACCGGCCAGATGGGGAATTACATCCGCAACTCGATAAAGGCCACTGTCAACGCCTACACGGGCGAGGTGCAATATTATATCGCCGACCCCAGTGATCCCCTCATCCAGGTCTATTCCAGGATCTTCCCTGGCGTGTTTCACGCGCTCAGCGAGATGCCGCAGGACCTTCGTGCTCACATCCGCTACCCGGAAGGTTTTTTCACCGTGCAGGCCGCCAAGTTCGCTATCTTTCACATGACAGATCCACGCGTCTTCTTTAATAAGGAAGATCTATGGCGCGTGGCCAGCAGCGCCGCCCGCGGTGCAGCCGCTCCCATGACTCCTTATTACACCATCATGAAGCTGCCGGAAGTGGGAAAGCAGGAAGAGTTTATCCTGATGGCGCCGTTCACGCCGGCGCGCAAAAACAACATGATTTCCTGGATGGCCGCCCGTTGTGACGCTCCGAATTACGGCAAGGTCACAGTCTTCACCTTCCCCAAGCAAAAGTTGGTTTATGGCCCGCAGCAGATCGAGTCGCGCATCGACCAGGACCCCACCATCTCACAGCAGCTCACGCTATGGGGCCAGGCGGGTTCATCCGTCATTCGAGGGACCCTCATTGTGGTTCCTATTTCCAACGCTGTCATGTATATCGAACCGCTTTACCTTTCGTCGGAATCAGGTGGGGCGCTGCCGCAGTTGAAGCGGGTAATCGTGGCATACTCTGACCAGGTTGTAATGTCTGCCTCTCTCGACGACGCACTCAGCCAGATCTTCGGCGCCAATATATCCACCCAACTTGCCCAGGCGGCCCCCACCCTGGGTCCCAACGTTAGGGGTGAAAAGCTCGTCACCACTGCCGGAGAAAAATTGGCCACAACGCCTGGCTCCTCTTCGGCAGCCGCTCTCGAGCACTTCAAGAACCTAAGCCAGCAGGCTAACCAACAGTACGAGCGCGCCTTGCAACTGTTGAAACAGGGGGATTGGGCTGGCTACGGTGACGAAATTAAGAAACTTGGACAGACGCTCAACCAGCTTTCCACGACGCAGAAATAA